One stretch of bacterium DNA includes these proteins:
- a CDS encoding lysophospholipid acyltransferase family protein — protein MTEEGPESLPPARQPAWFKFLVRQLIWLAYGGYELQGLENVPREGPLIIAPTHRSYLDPILVSALLPRPLYYMAKEELFQRRPLAALVRAFGAYPVSREKPQRSAIRQTLSLLKAGGAVVIFPEGGIVNTLGELGFKGGPAFISSLSGAPILPIHIGGSNTLISWRHTFADTTWLRVRIGALIPPAAAGGRQGR, from the coding sequence ATGACTGAAGAAGGCCCCGAATCCCTCCCCCCTGCCCGGCAACCCGCCTGGTTTAAGTTCCTCGTCCGCCAGCTGATCTGGCTCGCCTACGGGGGCTACGAGCTGCAGGGGCTGGAAAACGTCCCCCGCGAGGGCCCGCTCATTATCGCCCCGACGCACCGAAGCTACCTCGATCCCATTCTCGTATCGGCACTGCTTCCCCGGCCGCTCTACTACATGGCGAAAGAAGAGCTCTTCCAGAGGCGGCCGCTCGCCGCCCTGGTCCGTGCCTTCGGCGCCTATCCCGTCAGCCGGGAAAAGCCACAGAGAAGCGCCATCCGCCAGACGCTCTCCCTCCTCAAGGCGGGCGGCGCGGTCGTCATCTTTCCCGAGGGGGGGATCGTCAACACACTGGGCGAACTCGGCTTCAAGGGCGGTCCCGCCTTCATCTCATCCCTGAGCGGCGCCCCCATCCTGCCCATCCACATTGGCGGCTCGAACACCCTCATCAGCTGGCGGCACACTTTCGCGGACACCACCTGGCTCCGCGTCCGGATTGGCGCATTGATACCGCCGGCCGCGGCCGGCGGCCGGCAGGGTCGC
- a CDS encoding Gfo/Idh/MocA family oxidoreductase, protein MREGGVRACIVGLGWWGGEIVSAARKVEGFSVTACFARTPSTREKFGSDHSCRTLDSWEAVLRDPEIDAVILATPHSTHARMVEEAASAGKHIWVEKPFVLQVPDGQRALAACEKAGVRLTAGHQRRFQPAHREIKRLIGSGALGQVIQTEANFSYGFAAQVEAGSWRADPGESPSGSMTGLGIHHLDTFQYLFGPISSVFASSRSVSHQTDLDDVTAVLIEFESGAQGYLGSNMLTPKVFYVNVYGTGGNAFAENEGTRLTLVKKGVDEPEVIEYAVEGNPVTAPLVNLISDFTAAIREGREPEVDGATALRTSAAIEAITRSSREGRKVELAELYE, encoded by the coding sequence ATGCGTGAAGGCGGCGTCCGAGCCTGCATCGTGGGGCTGGGCTGGTGGGGCGGAGAGATCGTGTCGGCCGCCCGAAAGGTAGAAGGTTTCTCGGTCACGGCCTGTTTTGCCCGCACCCCGTCCACGCGGGAGAAATTCGGGTCCGACCACAGCTGCAGAACCCTCGATAGCTGGGAGGCGGTCCTCCGCGATCCCGAAATTGACGCCGTAATCCTCGCAACCCCCCATTCGACCCACGCCCGGATGGTCGAGGAAGCGGCCTCGGCCGGCAAGCACATCTGGGTGGAAAAACCCTTCGTCCTCCAAGTCCCCGACGGTCAGCGCGCGCTCGCCGCCTGCGAGAAGGCCGGGGTGCGCCTCACCGCCGGCCACCAGCGCCGCTTTCAGCCGGCCCACCGCGAGATCAAGCGCCTGATTGGCTCCGGTGCCCTGGGGCAGGTCATCCAGACCGAGGCGAATTTCTCCTACGGCTTCGCCGCCCAGGTCGAGGCGGGCAGTTGGCGCGCGGACCCCGGCGAGAGTCCCTCGGGCTCGATGACGGGGCTGGGGATCCATCATCTCGACACCTTCCAGTACCTCTTCGGCCCGATCTCCAGCGTCTTCGCCTCCAGCCGGTCGGTGTCGCACCAAACCGATCTCGACGATGTCACCGCCGTACTGATCGAATTCGAATCGGGCGCGCAGGGCTATCTCGGCTCCAACATGCTCACCCCGAAGGTTTTTTACGTAAACGTATACGGAACGGGGGGGAACGCCTTCGCCGAAAACGAGGGCACCCGCCTCACCCTCGTCAAGAAGGGAGTGGACGAGCCGGAGGTCATTGAATACGCTGTGGAAGGCAATCCGGTGACCGCGCCGCTCGTCAACCTGATCTCCGATTTCACAGCAGCCATCCGCGAGGGACGCGAGCCGGAGGTGGATGGCGCCACCGCCCTCCGCACCAGCGCCGCCATCGAAGCCATCACTCGCTCCTCCCGCGAGGGAAGAAAAGTCGAGCTGGCCGAGCTGTATGAGTAA
- a CDS encoding chloride channel protein has translation MNWKNIRIGLLGWLNRFGLARDGAFYFITIFVGSLAGFVAVMFHLSIGWVHWLLFGTENLSRITLPWYILPLIPAGGALISAIFLKFVVPEARGSGIPQTKVAYFARNGRIPVRVWVGKFFIGALNIGSGSSLGREGPTVQICAGLASWIGQTFSLKLRRVQSLVPVGAAAGLAAAFNTPIAAVTFTLEELVGDLNARVLGSIVLASVSSAVVARAILGNEPVFSVPAYALENPLELLIYAVVGIVCAGVGVAFMRSLLYLRARSLKLSKWASIGVTGLGGLVVGILALWHPEILGVGYPSVNSSLTGRYDLYLLFALLILKLIATTVSYGTGSSGGIFAPTLFMGAMAGGLVAAVSQFFFPGLVTQPGGYALVGMGAAFAAIIRAPMTSVLIIFELTQDYHIILALMVANTVAFGLSKYWQPKPIYSALSEQDGVSLPDHETDHLLHEIHVLDAMVSNVTTIPSNISVAEAIEQTKDTTYTGFPVLDADGKLCGIISQYDFNQALAAGKENESVLGVATKKYILHAHPDQSLDSVMAKLGARHITRLPVVSREDPSHLLGIITAEDALEAFGRALRAAQNTPAQEAPSQTPLEQDAKA, from the coding sequence ATGAACTGGAAAAATATTCGAATCGGCCTGCTGGGGTGGCTCAACCGCTTCGGCCTCGCCCGGGACGGCGCCTTTTACTTCATCACCATATTCGTCGGGAGCCTGGCCGGATTCGTCGCCGTCATGTTCCACCTCAGCATCGGGTGGGTACACTGGCTCCTGTTCGGCACCGAAAACCTCTCGCGCATCACCCTCCCCTGGTACATCCTTCCTCTCATCCCCGCCGGGGGGGCGCTCATCTCCGCCATTTTCCTGAAGTTCGTCGTGCCCGAGGCGAGAGGAAGCGGCATCCCCCAGACCAAGGTCGCCTACTTTGCCCGCAACGGAAGAATTCCGGTCCGCGTCTGGGTGGGGAAATTCTTCATCGGCGCCCTCAACATCGGCTCGGGTTCGAGTCTCGGGCGCGAAGGCCCCACCGTTCAAATCTGCGCCGGCCTCGCGAGCTGGATCGGGCAGACTTTCAGCCTGAAGCTGCGGCGCGTCCAGTCCCTCGTTCCCGTCGGGGCGGCCGCCGGGCTGGCGGCGGCCTTCAACACGCCCATCGCCGCCGTCACATTCACCCTGGAGGAGCTGGTGGGCGATCTGAACGCCCGCGTCCTGGGCTCCATCGTGCTGGCCTCCGTCTCATCGGCCGTCGTGGCGCGCGCGATTCTCGGAAACGAGCCGGTCTTTTCGGTTCCCGCCTATGCCCTCGAAAATCCCCTGGAGCTTTTGATTTACGCCGTGGTGGGCATCGTTTGCGCCGGAGTGGGCGTGGCCTTCATGCGCAGCTTGCTCTACCTCCGCGCGCGCAGTCTGAAGCTCAGCAAATGGGCTTCCATCGGCGTGACCGGCCTCGGCGGACTCGTTGTCGGCATCCTGGCCTTGTGGCACCCGGAGATTCTCGGCGTGGGGTATCCCTCGGTCAACAGTTCACTGACGGGCCGGTACGATCTGTATCTCCTCTTCGCCCTTTTGATCCTGAAGCTCATCGCGACGACGGTTTCCTACGGAACGGGATCCTCGGGCGGCATTTTCGCCCCCACCCTCTTCATGGGCGCCATGGCGGGCGGCCTCGTCGCCGCCGTCAGCCAGTTCTTTTTCCCCGGCCTCGTGACGCAGCCGGGCGGCTACGCCCTCGTCGGGATGGGGGCGGCGTTTGCCGCCATCATCCGGGCGCCGATGACCTCCGTCCTCATCATCTTCGAGCTGACGCAGGACTACCACATCATCCTCGCCCTGATGGTGGCCAACACCGTCGCGTTCGGACTCTCGAAATACTGGCAGCCCAAACCGATCTACAGTGCCCTGTCGGAGCAGGACGGTGTATCGCTGCCCGATCACGAGACGGACCATCTTCTTCATGAAATTCACGTCCTCGACGCGATGGTCAGCAACGTCACGACGATACCGTCCAACATCTCGGTCGCCGAGGCCATCGAGCAGACAAAAGACACCACCTACACCGGGTTCCCGGTCCTGGACGCAGACGGGAAGCTCTGCGGAATCATCAGCCAGTACGACTTCAACCAAGCGCTGGCCGCCGGAAAGGAAAATGAATCCGTCCTCGGAGTCGCAACGAAAAAATACATACTGCATGCCCACCCGGATCAGTCTCTCGATTCGGTGATGGCCAAGCTCGGCGCCCGGCACATCACCCGCCTTCCCGTCGTCAGCCGGGAAGACCCGTCGCATCTTCTCGGCATTATCACCGCCGAGGACGCCCTCGAGGCATTCGGAAGGGCGCTGCGCGCCGCACAAAACACCCCGGCACAAGAAGCGCCCAGTCAGACTCCGCTTGAACAAGACGCCAAAGCCTGA
- a CDS encoding zinc-binding dehydrogenase, translating to MALEGLGVIARRPGEKTEVEEILIDPPGPGEVLVKIQASGVCHTDLHYKLGKVGDDFPYLLGHEGAGIVEAVGEGVTEPAVGDYVILAWRAPCGHCRFCAIGQPHLCAASLNAEPRMRTKKDGLTLSPALGIGTFCTHTVVAAKQAVIAVKGCPPEQACLIGCGVATGVGAALYTAGVRRGSSVAVFGCGGVGCSVLQGARIARAGRIIGVDIAENKLEWAREFGATHVINAQKTDPVQAIKDLTGGNGVDYAFEAVGSPHTLLQALWSRDLAGTAVLIGVPDASMVMDLPIQQFFSLGGSLRVSWYGDCLPSRDFPLLANWYETGELDLDKMVTRLIRIEETEEAFEAMERGETLRSVIQLPA from the coding sequence ATGGCGCTGGAGGGTCTTGGGGTAATCGCGCGGCGGCCCGGCGAAAAAACCGAGGTCGAGGAAATCCTGATCGATCCGCCGGGACCGGGCGAGGTTCTGGTCAAAATCCAGGCCAGCGGCGTCTGCCACACCGATCTCCACTACAAGCTGGGCAAGGTGGGAGACGACTTCCCCTACCTTCTCGGCCACGAGGGCGCCGGCATCGTCGAGGCCGTCGGCGAGGGCGTCACCGAGCCCGCCGTGGGCGATTACGTCATCCTGGCCTGGCGCGCCCCCTGCGGGCACTGCCGCTTTTGCGCCATCGGCCAGCCCCACCTTTGCGCCGCCAGCCTGAACGCCGAGCCCCGCATGCGCACGAAAAAGGACGGCCTGACCCTCAGCCCCGCCCTCGGCATCGGCACCTTCTGCACGCACACCGTCGTGGCCGCCAAACAAGCTGTCATCGCCGTCAAGGGCTGCCCGCCCGAGCAGGCCTGCCTCATCGGCTGTGGCGTCGCAACCGGGGTGGGCGCCGCCCTCTACACCGCCGGCGTGCGCCGGGGAAGCAGCGTCGCCGTCTTCGGCTGCGGCGGCGTTGGGTGCAGCGTCCTCCAGGGCGCCCGCATCGCGCGTGCCGGCAGGATCATCGGGGTCGACATCGCGGAGAACAAGCTCGAGTGGGCCCGCGAATTCGGCGCCACCCACGTCATCAACGCCCAGAAAACAGACCCGGTTCAAGCGATCAAGGATCTCACGGGAGGAAACGGCGTCGACTACGCCTTCGAGGCGGTGGGCTCGCCCCACACCCTCCTCCAGGCCCTCTGGTCGCGCGATCTCGCGGGCACCGCAGTCCTCATCGGCGTCCCGGACGCCTCGATGGTGATGGACCTTCCGATCCAGCAGTTCTTCTCGCTGGGGGGCAGCCTCCGCGTCAGCTGGTACGGCGACTGCCTGCCCTCGCGAGACTTCCCCCTGCTGGCGAACTGGTACGAAACCGGTGAGCTGGACCTGGACAAGATGGTCACCCGGCTCATCCGCATCGAGGAGACCGAGGAGGCGTTCGAAGCCATGGAGCGCGGAGAAACCCTCCGCTCGGTGATTCAGCTTCCGGCTTGA
- a CDS encoding NAD(P)-dependent oxidoreductase: MSLKVGVVGLGVMGGAFAGHMLDAGFEVAGYDPEEEMYAKFKGKSLRRASSPADAARGADLVMTSLPNYQVVEAAVTGADGVFEGADKGAIIADMSTVPPKFARAMTGKAEAAGLFWLDCPVSGVGKQAAVKDLVVMSAGPKAAFEKAKPAFDAIGKKTIYVSEKNGLAAQLKLVVNLVLFINMAGAAEGMTLGLKAGIPADVMLDTLCSGAAGSNVLEVRGKDMLADNYPPSGPIWIVLKDLACALDSAKELDSPTPLGGLLEHFYMIQRSKGRENEDGSSIFRVYKEWANIA, encoded by the coding sequence ATGAGCCTAAAAGTGGGTGTTGTTGGATTGGGTGTGATGGGCGGAGCTTTTGCGGGCCATATGCTCGATGCGGGCTTTGAGGTGGCCGGTTATGACCCGGAGGAGGAGATGTACGCGAAATTCAAGGGGAAGAGTCTCCGTCGCGCCTCCTCGCCAGCCGATGCGGCCCGGGGCGCCGATCTGGTGATGACCTCGCTGCCGAATTATCAGGTGGTCGAGGCGGCCGTGACAGGGGCGGATGGCGTTTTCGAGGGAGCAGACAAGGGGGCGATCATCGCCGACATGAGCACGGTGCCGCCCAAGTTCGCCCGGGCCATGACCGGGAAGGCCGAGGCCGCAGGGCTCTTCTGGCTCGATTGTCCGGTGAGCGGGGTGGGCAAACAGGCGGCGGTCAAGGATCTGGTTGTCATGAGCGCCGGGCCGAAGGCGGCGTTCGAGAAGGCGAAACCCGCCTTCGATGCCATCGGGAAGAAGACGATCTATGTGAGCGAGAAGAACGGGCTGGCCGCCCAACTGAAGCTGGTGGTCAACCTGGTGCTCTTTATCAACATGGCGGGGGCGGCCGAGGGGATGACGCTGGGCCTGAAGGCCGGCATTCCGGCTGATGTGATGCTCGATACGCTTTGCTCGGGCGCCGCGGGCTCGAATGTTCTCGAGGTGCGGGGCAAGGACATGCTGGCGGACAATTACCCGCCCTCAGGGCCGATCTGGATTGTTCTCAAGGATCTGGCCTGTGCCCTGGATTCGGCGAAGGAACTGGACTCGCCGACACCGCTCGGCGGATTGCTCGAGCATTTCTATATGATTCAGCGGAGCAAGGGACGCGAGAACGAGGACGGGAGTTCCATCTTCCGGGTCTACAAGGAGTGGGCGAACATCGCCTGA
- a CDS encoding response regulator has translation MLDKKSKILVVDDFATMRKVVRNMLRQLGYENVNEAENGEEGFRSALAGEYKLIVSDWNMPIMTGLEFLQNIRKDPKTKDIPFLMVTAEALKENIIQAIQAGASNYIVKPFTPQVFEEKLKAIFK, from the coding sequence ATGCTCGACAAAAAATCAAAAATCCTTGTCGTTGACGACTTCGCCACAATGCGAAAAGTTGTCCGCAATATGCTCCGCCAACTGGGCTACGAAAACGTCAACGAAGCCGAAAACGGAGAAGAAGGCTTCCGCTCGGCGCTAGCGGGCGAGTATAAACTCATCGTATCCGACTGGAACATGCCGATCATGACGGGCCTTGAGTTTCTCCAGAACATCCGCAAGGACCCGAAGACCAAGGACATTCCTTTCCTCATGGTCACCGCCGAGGCGCTGAAGGAGAATATCATTCAGGCCATCCAGGCAGGCGCCTCGAACTACATCGTCAAACCCTTCACCCCGCAGGTCTTCGAGGAAAAGCTCAAGGCCATCTTCAAGTAA
- a CDS encoding ParA family protein, with translation MSGCIAFVNEKGGTAKTTLAVHAAAFTAASGRKTLLLDMDPQGSAGKCLGVSLLDREPSIYEAMLSDTFPPREILKRTSTENLWLAPADQRLSDLTLNIASHPRRYAKLKNVTRHFSDFEFIFIDSPPSLGLLAINILMAASKVVVPVPVNFLGLHGCLRVLKTILRLCWELPKNRLDIEAFVPVMYQGTGRQKAFLERLRAHLGKQVSDAIIPLDANVDLAQGLGKTLFEIAPECPAAQAMSDLFEEVFPDKTGQKPPFGRPRGD, from the coding sequence ATGAGCGGCTGCATTGCATTCGTGAACGAAAAGGGGGGCACCGCGAAAACCACGTTGGCGGTCCATGCGGCCGCCTTCACGGCCGCCTCGGGGCGCAAGACCCTCCTGCTGGACATGGACCCACAGGGTAGCGCCGGAAAATGCCTCGGCGTGAGCCTGCTGGACAGGGAACCCTCGATTTACGAGGCCATGCTTTCGGATACGTTTCCGCCCCGGGAGATACTGAAGCGCACGTCCACCGAAAACCTCTGGCTCGCCCCGGCCGACCAGCGCCTCTCCGATCTCACGCTCAATATCGCAAGCCATCCCCGGCGATACGCCAAACTTAAAAATGTGACCCGCCATTTTTCGGATTTCGAATTCATCTTCATCGACAGCCCGCCCTCTCTCGGACTATTGGCCATCAACATCCTCATGGCGGCCAGCAAAGTGGTCGTCCCCGTCCCCGTCAACTTTCTGGGGCTTCACGGCTGCCTGCGCGTTCTCAAAACCATCCTCAGATTGTGCTGGGAACTGCCCAAAAACCGCCTGGACATCGAGGCTTTCGTCCCGGTCATGTATCAGGGAACCGGCCGCCAGAAGGCCTTCCTCGAGCGCCTTCGCGCACACCTTGGAAAGCAGGTCTCAGACGCAATCATCCCCCTCGATGCCAATGTGGACCTTGCCCAGGGGCTCGGAAAAACACTGTTCGAGATAGCACCCGAGTGTCCTGCCGCCCAAGCGATGTCCGATCTATTTGAAGAGGTTTTCCCGGATAAAACAGGGCAGAAACCGCCGTTCGGGCGCCCGCGAGGGGATTGA
- a CDS encoding response regulator → MDIEKSFKAIEKKQFSEGDRGPVILIVEDDDDSFDILSASLRLGELGTLEIRRAGNGLEALKECDRHIPDIILLDILMPEMDGFQFIHEFRRKPGVAGVPVIFISTIDAVGDRIRGLDLGAIDFISKPFNPVEVTLRVGRHLEIRRLMMEIERQRENFSDQAAILDTIFNHVPSGLAVVDRKFRVLHHNKRFASFFPGTSPLAGQEFPDLVCTERGEAGDSSSAQVEGFLAHAFDGKEGPPFPLDLHSDDMSHKEPCHLSLRALPFPHREDCLLLDLWDVTALIEAERRVVLLDRLALLGQISMGVAHEINNPNGFIRLKAHNLETITNALAPVLDDGLEQNRDLKLGRLSVIEMRERQHEAIGGILKATERISAVVERLKSFGRDEKRTLEKVNLREVVETAVQIAEHHLKGIEDVQVSIPEGPLPETKGNQIEFEQILVNLLTNAAQSIEERREVERNGYRGNISICVVPGAGEIGIFVSDNGKGIQEKMKSKIFMPYFTTKERGKGTGLGLSISHELVSKYGGRIEVDGAPMKGATLKVFIPVHVDIHAGNSSE, encoded by the coding sequence ATGGATATTGAGAAAAGTTTCAAGGCGATCGAAAAAAAACAATTTTCGGAGGGCGATCGGGGGCCCGTTATTCTTATTGTGGAAGATGACGATGATAGTTTCGACATCCTTTCGGCTTCCCTGAGACTTGGAGAATTGGGCACACTTGAAATCCGGCGGGCTGGCAACGGCCTTGAGGCGCTGAAAGAGTGTGATCGCCATATCCCCGACATAATTTTGCTCGATATCTTGATGCCGGAGATGGATGGGTTTCAGTTCATCCATGAATTCAGGCGAAAGCCAGGCGTGGCCGGCGTGCCCGTGATATTTATTTCCACGATTGACGCCGTCGGAGATCGCATTCGCGGCCTCGACCTGGGCGCCATAGATTTTATTTCCAAACCCTTTAATCCGGTGGAAGTCACCCTCCGCGTGGGGCGTCACCTCGAAATCCGCCGGCTAATGATGGAAATTGAGCGGCAGCGCGAAAATTTTTCCGATCAGGCCGCGATTCTGGATACGATTTTCAATCATGTCCCTTCGGGCCTTGCTGTCGTTGATCGAAAGTTCCGGGTCCTCCACCACAACAAGCGGTTTGCCTCTTTTTTCCCTGGTACTTCTCCTCTTGCGGGCCAGGAGTTTCCCGATCTTGTCTGCACGGAAAGGGGCGAGGCTGGTGATTCGTCATCGGCGCAGGTCGAGGGTTTTCTCGCCCATGCATTCGATGGAAAAGAGGGTCCTCCCTTTCCCCTGGATTTGCATTCTGATGACATGTCACATAAAGAGCCCTGCCATCTTTCCCTGCGGGCCCTCCCTTTTCCCCACCGGGAGGATTGCTTGCTCCTCGATCTGTGGGATGTCACGGCATTGATCGAAGCCGAGAGAAGGGTGGTTTTGCTCGATCGGCTTGCCTTGCTCGGGCAGATCTCCATGGGTGTCGCCCATGAGATCAATAACCCGAACGGCTTTATCCGCCTGAAGGCGCACAACCTGGAGACCATCACGAATGCCTTGGCCCCGGTTCTCGATGACGGTCTGGAGCAGAATCGCGATCTGAAGCTCGGGCGCTTGTCGGTGATTGAAATGCGGGAGCGCCAGCACGAAGCCATTGGCGGCATTTTGAAGGCGACCGAGCGCATCTCGGCCGTCGTGGAAAGGCTGAAATCTTTTGGGCGTGATGAAAAAAGAACATTGGAAAAAGTGAATCTCCGGGAGGTGGTCGAAACGGCCGTTCAAATCGCCGAACATCATCTCAAGGGCATCGAGGACGTTCAGGTCAGCATTCCGGAGGGTCCATTGCCGGAGACGAAGGGGAACCAGATCGAATTTGAGCAGATTCTTGTGAACCTCTTGACCAATGCGGCGCAGTCGATTGAGGAGCGGCGCGAGGTCGAGCGCAACGGCTACCGGGGAAATATATCCATCTGCGTCGTTCCGGGCGCCGGCGAAATCGGCATCTTCGTTTCCGACAACGGCAAGGGCATTCAGGAAAAGATGAAATCGAAGATTTTCATGCCGTATTTTACGACCAAGGAAAGAGGCAAGGGAACCGGGCTGGGCCTTTCGATCTCCCACGAGCTGGTTTCGAAGTACGGGGGGCGCATCGAAGTGGATGGAGCGCCCATGAAAGGAGCGACCCTGAAGGTTTTCATTCCCGTGCATGTCGATATTCATGCCGGAAATTCGTCAGAATAG
- a CDS encoding response regulator: MAHRILLVDDEEEILSSLATYLELRGYETVATSDPLQAIDLVALKKFHVAICDINMPEMNGIDLLRNLKKNWPSLQILIMTGYGTLEKAIDCLEAGASEFIMKPFEDLEEIGEIVDLTIQRISRWENVAKKSLNL, from the coding sequence ATGGCCCATCGAATTCTCCTGGTAGACGATGAGGAGGAGATTCTATCTTCTCTGGCAACCTATCTTGAACTCCGGGGCTATGAAACCGTTGCAACGAGCGACCCCCTTCAGGCCATCGATTTGGTGGCGTTAAAGAAATTTCATGTGGCGATCTGCGATATCAACATGCCCGAGATGAACGGCATCGATTTGCTGAGAAATTTAAAAAAAAACTGGCCCAGCCTTCAGATCCTGATAATGACAGGCTACGGTACGCTGGAAAAAGCGATTGACTGTCTGGAGGCGGGCGCCAGCGAATTCATCATGAAGCCCTTTGAAGATCTCGAGGAAATCGGAGAAATTGTAGATCTCACCATTCAGCGGATCTCCCGCTGGGAGAATGTCGCCAAGAAAAGTCTGAATTTATAG